TGTTGAGCTCCGTCAGGTAGATGGCGCGGTTCTCGTAGACCCAGTCGTGGATCATGGTCTGGCCCTCGGCGTTGCCCGCAATCACGGCGAAGAAGGGCAGGTTGTCGATGTTGAGCCCAGGGAACGGCATGGGGTGGATCTTGTCCTGTGGCGCGTGGAGCTCGGAGGGCTTGGTGGTGACATCCACCAAACGCGTCCTGCCGTTGCGGGCCATGTATTCGCCTGAGATTTCCAGCTTCTGGCCCATCTGCTCCAGGGTGGCCAGCTCGATTTCCATGAATTCGATAGGCACCCGGCGGATGGTGACCTCGGAGTTGGTCACGATGCCCGCAGTGATCAGGCTCATGGCCTCGATGGGATCCTCTGAAGGGAAGTACTCGATCTCCACATCTATGGATGATCGGCCCGTGATCTTCAATGTAGTTGTGCCGACGCCCTCGATGGTGACGCCCAGGCCCTGCAAGTAGAAGCAAAGATCCTGGACCATGTAATTGGGGCTCGCGTTGCGTATCACGGTGGTGCCCTCACGGTGTGCAGCAGCCATGATCGCGTTCTCGGTGACGGTGTCGCCACGTTCGGAGAGAACGAAGGAACGGTCGTGCCCATCGGCAGGGGGTGCCACTACGGAGTAGAAGCCCGACTTCGCGCCAACCGTGAGCCCGAACTGGCGCAATGCCTGCATGTGGGGCTCGACGGTGCGCGTGCCGAGGTCGCAGCCACCGGCATAGGGAAGAAGGTACTCGGCGGTCTCGTCCAAGAGGGGCCCGAGCAGCATGATGACGCTGCGTGTACGGCGAGCCGCCTCCACGTCCATCGACTCAAGGTCAAGGACTTCAGGCCTGCGGATACGGAGGTCGCTGCCGTTGAGCCAGGTGCATTCGACGCCGATGGACGTCAGCACCTCAACGATCCTGTTGACCTCCTCAATGCGGGCCAAGCGACGCAGCGTGGTGGTGCCCCGGTTGATCAGGCTGGCACACAACAGGGCCACGCCGGCATTCTTGCTGCTGTTGACATCCACTTCACCGGATAGCGTGTGACCGCCTTCCACCCGGAGGTGCGTCATCTGCGGTTTGCCGACCTTGACGATGGAGCGGCCGAAGATGGCCTCCAACCGTTCAATCATTCGGAGGCTGAGATTCTGTTTGCCCTGCTCCATTCGGGCGATAGCGCTCTGGCTGGTTCCCAGCTCAGAAGCCAACTGCCCCTGCGTCCAGCCCTTTTCGCTTCGCGCGTTGCGGAGCAGGAGGCCTACATGTTCGGCGGTAGGTTGCGTCATACTCAAAAAAATATCACAAATGAGTTAGAAGCGGACAACAAATCGCTGATTCAGCGGCAAACATCACATGCTACCCGCATAGTGCGATATCTGTAGTTGGAAGCGCTAACGCCAGACAAAACTCCACGTTCCAGCGCCGACAGCCGTCAATACTGCAGCAGCAGCGATGACGAGGCCGCCCAGGAGCACCCAGACGTCCAAGAGGGAGTACGTGGATTCACGGGCCCACGTTCGCTGCCCGCCGCCGAAACCACGTGCCTCCATGGTGATGGCCAGCCTGGAGGCCCGCCGCACCGCCTGGACCAGCAGCCCAAAGCTCTGTCCAAGCGTTGCCTTCAGCCGTTGTAGCGGGCTGCCCTGCGAACCCACACCCCGGGCGCGCCGGGCCATGCCGATGGTCTGCCATTCCTCAGCCATCAACCCCACCAGGCGCATCGCGGCCAGCGATCCAAGGACAAAGCGGTGTGGCAGCCTTGCCTTCTGCGCCAGAGCATCAGCCAGATCGGTAGGATCCGTGCAGGTCATCAGCAGGATCGCTGGCAGCGCTATCGCCAAACCGCGCAGCATGAATCCCAGCCCCAGCCGAAGGGAACCTTCGCTGATGGACCAGAGTCCGACGTCGAGCAGTACAGCCCCGCTGTCGGCCGCCACGATTGCGGTGCTCCAGCCGCCAATCGCTGCAGCGATGATAAGTGGCCAGGCGCGCTGCCATAAAAGCCGCAGTGTGAGGCCAGCCAGCGGGAACAGCGCCAGCTCGGCGATGAGGGCAGTCGAAGCGGATACCCAGTCGATCGACAATGCGAGCACCAGCGAAATGAGGAAGACGGACACGAACTTGACCAAAGGATTGGCCCGCGTGAGGAGGGCGTGGTTGCCGCGCAGGTTCAGGGCGTCCCTCATGCGGCACCAGCTTCCTGGTGGGCTGCCTCGTTGTGTTGGTCGGGGACGCGCGGGTCCGGGACGTGCGACGCCGCCGGATCCAGCCGCATCTCTGTACCGCCAAGGACCGCACTGAATTCTTCGTCATGCGTCACGGAGACAACAGCAGTTCCGGCGTCGAGCAGTTCCGACAGGAACGACGCCAGTTCGGCCCAGGTGTTGGCATCCTGTCCGAATGTGGGCTCGTCCAGCACCAGCACCTTGGGATGGGCCGCAAGGACCGTGGCCACGGACAACCTGCGCTTCTCGCCGCCAGACAAAGTGTAAGGATTCGCGTCCACCAAATGCGTCAGCCGCAAACGCTCCACCAATTCATCCACGCGTTCTTCACCATGTCCCAGATGCTTTGGTCCGAACATCAGCTCGTCCAGGACCTTGCCTGTGACGAACTGGTGCTCCGGTTCCTGGAACACGGTGCCGATGCGCGAAATCAGCTGGTCCGCCTTCCACTTGAAGGGGTCGATTCCAGCTCCTTCGGAAAGCTCGACGGCGGCACTTACTTTGCCGTCCACGGGCGCCAGAAGGCCGGCCAATGTGAGCGCAAAAGTGGACTTGCCGGCGCCGTTAGGGCCCGTGATGGTGAGCGCCCTTCCAGCCCTGACTTGTGCACTGATACCCGATTGCACGGGGACGGGCGGGATTGTTTTGAAGCGGCGATGGCGGGACTTCTCACGGGAAACAGCCAGGTCCTGTGCCACGAGGAGAAGTTGGGCGGTGGATTCATGGCCACCCATTTCCTGAGTTGTGATCCTGCGGGCGCGAGTAGCCGGAACGTACCCCGGCACCCACACTCCCGCGGCCATCAGCATGGTGTGGGCTTCAGTTAGCACCTGATCCGGGGGGCCGTCCAGGAGCACACCGCCCCCGGCCGCGGGTGGCTGGAGGACCACGATCCTGTCCACCAGGTCCTTCCACACGGACACACGGTGCTCCACAACAACCAAGGTGGCACCGGTCTTGTCCAGGCAGCGCTGCACGGCGTCTCGAACCTCAAGCACGCCCAGCGGATCGAGGTTGGCCGTGGGTTCGTCAAGCAGGATCAGCCCGGGCCGCATTGCCAGGATGCCAGCCAACGCAAGGCGCTGCTTCTGCCCGCCGGAGAGTGCCGCCGTCGGGTGATCCAGTGCCAAACCGCCGCCTGCAGCGGTGCGCAACCCAACGTCGTCGAGCGCTTCATGGACGCGGGCCCAAATTTCATCCCGGGGAACGGCAAGGTTTTCGGCGCCAAATGCGACGTCGTCACCCACCCGTGAGAGCACCACCTGGGTCTCCGGATCCTGCTGCATCAGACCTGCGCGGCCGCGCTGTTCGCGGGGAGCGACGCCGTCGATGAACAGCGAGCCGGTCTCATCCGAATCGTCTTCCTCGTCACCCAGTACACCGGCGAGGGCATGGAGCAGTGTGGACTTCCCTGCGCCTGATGGACCAAGCAGGAGCACACGTTCGCCGGGCTCGATCCGGAGATCGAGGTCCTGGATGGCGGGTGTGGAACGCCCGGCATGCCGCCATCCCCACCCTTGGGCGGTGATGGCGGCAGGCCGGACCTGGCCGCTGCTTTGCGTGGCAGGCATTAGTTGAAGACGGGCTCCGAAGCAGCCTTGCGCGACGCGAAGGAGCTGAGGACGCCCGTCTTGGCCAGCCCGCGGGTGGCAACCCAGGACAGCGCGCCGGCGATGATCGCACCCGAAAGCGTGCAGAAGGCGATGTAGGCCAGCTTGTCGATCGCTTCGTAGGCGATGTTCCAGCCCCAAGGCAGGAAGGAATCGTTCAGACCGCAGAAGAGGCCCGCGCCAGCACCTGCGAGGAGTGCAGCGGACAGGTCGAACTTCTTGTACCTGAACGCAGCGAAGACGAGTTCTGCGCCCAGTCCCTGGAGGATGCCGGAGATGAGGACGGTGGTGCCGTACTGGGAACCCATGATGAGTTCGCCGGTGGCGGCGATGGCTTCGCAGAACAAGGCTGCGCCCGGCTTGCGGATGATGAGCATGCCCAGGACGGCCGGGATCATCCAGCCACCGGCGATCAAACCGGTGAGCGGCGGATACGTGGCGTTCATGGGGATGGATACGATTGCGGCGCCCTGGGACCAGGCCCAGAAGATCACGCCTCCGGCGATGGCAATCAAAGCTGCCACCACGATGTCTACAACACGCCAGTTATAACTGGTTTTCTTCACGCTTGCCGTGGTCATTTTTCTGCCTCCTGAGGTACAGGAGGGGAAAGTGCTCCCCGGAACTCCCGGCCGGCCTGCGCCGCCCGGATCCGGACACTCTGAGAAGCTCGACTCCCTTGCGCCGGTACTAACCGGATCAGGTTCGAGGGTCTGCGGCTGTCCGCACTCTCAGCGCCCTCGCGGCTCCTGCATCTCTGCAAGGTCCGACGGCGGCGCTCCCCTGTCGTTATTAATCTGCCCTTATGGGCGTGGTTCAGTTTACACCTGTGGGTGTTCGTGCGCGCTGGGGGCTGGTCACAAAACGGCTCGCAACCAGACCTGAGAGAATGATCCAGCAGAATCGACGCGGCAAAGGGGCATTTCATGACGGACCTTCCCACTACGGACATCCCGGTTCCCCAACCGCGCCTTGCTGCGAGCGTCATCCTGCTCCGCGACGCCCCGGGCGGGCTCGAAGCGTTCGTCCAGCACAGGGTTGCCACCATGGACTTCGCCGCCGGCATGGTGGTCTTTCCGGGAGGCCGGGTTGATGCCGCGGACCAGGACGGATGGGATTACCCGGCTGACTTGCTGGAACGGCATGCTGCAGACTGGCGCCTGACCTCCATCGCCGTCGATACCGAACAGGCCCCGGCAAAATCAGGCATGGTGCTCACCGCTGCCCTGCGGGAGGTGTGGGAAGAGGCCGGACTTCCCCTTGATGCCTCAGACCTTCGCCCTTGGGCCAACTGGGTCACGCCGACCGACATGCCCAAGCGTTTCGACACATACTTCTATGTTGCCAAGCCTGCTCCGGAAGCAGCACCCCAGCACCAAACCACAGAAGCATGGCAATCACTCTGGATGCCTGTGGACGGGATCCTGACGGCTGAAGCCTCCGGTACATTGCAGCTGATGCCACCCACGTATTACCTGCTCAAGGAAGTTGCCGGCCTCGGAACAGTGGATGCCGTCTGGGAAGCCGATCACGACGTTGTTCCTGTCCTTGCACCACGCGGTTCCATGGCAGCTTTCCTCAAAGAACGGGAAAACCGCCGCTAGTCCCAACCCACCTGGAAGTGAGGCTAGGCTGGGGGCATGAACCTCTTTTTCAAGCTGCTGGGTGCCGGAGTAAGCCTGGCAGCCGGATTCGTCGGCACCAAGTTGGTCAACAAGGGCTGGGAAAAGGCCACGGGCAACAAACCGCCCACGGGCCACGACGATATGGAAACGAGCCTCCGCTCAGCGTTGTCCTTCGCGCTGATTTCGGCCTTCGTCAGTACGCTCATCCAGGTTTTCGCGAGCCGCGGCACCCAGCGTGCCATCGCCCGCTTCGCCAAGACGCAGGACATCGTCTAGGCGGCGCATAGTCGTTCCAACGCGGGGTCAGTTAAGGTCGCTCACCGTCGTCGGGAGGGTGCTTAAGTGACCCCGCGTTGTTCTAAGTGTCCGGGGTGGAACCGTCGGCGGCTGCCCTTTGGACAACCGCTTCAAGCTCATCCTTGGTGAGCAGTTCGCGGTGCCCATGCTTGGTCCGGTAAGCGGAGCGGCCCACCATATGTGCGGAGACCGGCGCAGTCAGCAGCTGGAAAATCCAGGCCACCACCAGAACCGGCCAAACCCACCATGTGCGCATTTGCAGACCCATGGCCGCCAGCATGAGGAACAGACCCAGAACTTGCGGCTTGGTTGCCGCGTGCATGCGGCTCAGGAGATCGGGAAACCGCAAAAGGCCAATAGCGGCTCCGAGCGACATCAGTGCACCCACCACAAGAAACACGGCCGTCACTGCATCAATCACGGCATCCACTCCGGTCGCTTCAGGATTCATTGCTGTGATCCCTCCGATCCGCTACGAATCGGGCAAATGTTACCGAGCCTACGAAGCCGATCACCGCGAGAGCCACGAGCAACACCAAGTTATTCAGGTGCCGGTTCATCGCCATGTCGATGGCAAGCGCTGCGCCAAGAATGGCCAGCAGGACGTCCGATGCCAAGACTCGGTCCAACAAGGACGGGCCGATGGCGATGCGGATGATCGCGCCCACCGCAGCCAAACTCAGGATCACCGCCGTTACCAGCAGAACAAGTTCTTTCACAGGGTTGCCCCTTCCATGCCCGCACCCGGTTCAGCCTGGAGTGCGTGGAGTTCCTCGCGCGTTCCCATGATCCGGATCAGCGCGGCCTCGATGTTCTGGACTTCCTGGCGGATCTTAGTGATATCAGCATCCTCATAAATGTTGAGCGCGTGCAGGTAAAGCGTGGACGTCGAGCGGTCCACTTCCACCACCAGCGAGCCCGGAATCAGCGAGATAACGTGCCCGGTTGCCGTGACTATGAGGTCAGAATGGCTGCGCAACGGAACAGCGACGACGGCGCTGCGCACCTTTGGACCCTTCACTACGGCCAGGTAGAGGACCAGGAAGCTCGCTGCCGCCACTCTGCCCAGGAACATCAGGGCGAAGGACATGGCGCGCAGCACGTTGAACCTGCCCCCGAGCTCCACCGGCGGAAGGTAGAAGAACTTGGCCACGAGCACGGCGATGAGCGCACCGAACAGCAGGTTTCCCGGACTGAAGTCCCTCCACAGGGCACCCCAGACGATGACCAGCCATACCAGCAGGGGCAGTTCAGTGCGGAAGGAGATCGGTTTACGGCTCATTTGGCAGCCCCTGTCTGACCCACTGCTGGTACCTCCGCGGAGTCCCCCAGGACTGAATGGATGTAGGCAGTGCGGTCCAACATGATTTCCGCCGAGCCGTCGGCGAGGTGAAAGAGTGGGCCAGCAAAGACCGTGAGCGCAACACCGAAGGCCACAAGGCCAGCCGTGGAGCCCACCATTGTCCGGGGCAGTACCCCAACATTGCCTGGAGTCTGAAGCACGGGGTCCGGGTACTCGGCGTCCTCGGGCTTGCGCCAAAATGCCCTGTTCCAAACACGGGCAATTGCCAACAGCGTCAGGAGGCTGGTGAGGACGCCGCCCACCACCAAAACGATGGCAAGCGGCGTACCCAGTTGCACGCCCGCTTGGAGAAGCCCGAGCTTGCCAAGGAAACCCGAGAATGGCGGGATGCCCGCAAGATTCATCGCAGGGACGAAGAACAGCAAGGCAAGGAGTGGCGAGAGTTTGGCCAGGCCACCCAAGCGGTCAATGGACGACGATCCGCCCCTGCGCTCAATCAGGCCAGTGACCAGGAACAGGCTGGTCTGCACTGTGATGTGGTGCGCCACGTAGAACACGGCAGCGCCAAGCCCCGCGACGGACGACATTGCCAAGCCGAACACCATGTAGCCGATGTGGCTGACCAGGGTGAAGGACAAGAGACGTTTGATATCGCTCTGTGCCAAGGCACCCAGGATGCCCACCACCATGGTTAGCAGCGCCACCACCATTAAGGGCACGTTGAGGGTGTCCCCGGGAAAGAGGAGTGTCTCGGTGCGGACCATGGCGTAAACACCCACCTTGGTCAGCAAGCCAGCAAAGACGGCTGTGACGGGAGCCGGGGCTGTCGGATAGGAGTCGGGAAGCCAGAAGGACAGAGGGAACACGGCCGCCTTGATCCCAAACGCCACCAGCAGCATCACGTGCAGGAGATTCTGGGTTCCTTGATCCAGTTCGGCCAGCTTGATGGCGAGGTCCGCCATAGTGATGGTCCCTGTAGCTCCGTAAATCATGGCGATAGCGATGAGGAACAAGACGGACGAAACCACGGAGACCACCACGTAGGTGACGCCGGCACGGATGCGCGGCCCCGTCCCGCCAAGGGTCATCAGCACATAGCTGGCCGTCAACAGGATTTCGAAGCCCACGTACAGGTTGAAAAGGTCACCTGTGAGGAAGGCGTTGGATACGCCCGCCACCAGGATCAGATAAGTGGGGTGGAAGATCGAGACCGGCGCTTCCTTGTCGCCATCAGCCATGCCCTGGCCGGTGGCGTAGATCAGGACCGCGAGGCTGACAACGGTGGAAACCACGAGCATGAGTGAGGAGAACTGATCCACCACCAACACCACGCCCCATGGCGGCAGCCATCCACCGAGCGTGACGGAAGTGGTGCCTCCCTCCCACACGGACGCAAGAAGCAGGCATTCGAGCAGGAGCGTCGCGCTGAGGATCACGATGCTGACTACCCGCTGCCCAGCCGTATGCCGGATCAGCACGAATGCGAGGGCCGCCCCGAGGATCGGAAGGAGGACGGCCAGTGGCGACAGGTTGGCGAGGTTCACGGGCTGCCTCCTTCCTTGGTCCTTACAGTGTTGGGCTTTTCGGTCGCGTCCGGCTGGGCGCGGTCTTCGGGGCTGGCCGGAGTGATCGCGAACTCCGATGTTTCCAGCGGGACGATGGCGTCGTCTTCCTTGTCGAAGCTGGGAGTCCGGGCTACGCGGCGGTCTTCGATGTCATCCTGGATCTCGTCTTGCCGTGCCAAGGCCCAAGTCCGGTAGATGATGCCGAGCATGAAGGCAGTGACGGCGAATGAAATGACGATCGATGTGAGGATGAGCGCCTGTGGCAGGGGGTCGTTGTACTCACTGGAGCCTGTTTCCTTGTTGAACAAAGGAGCGAGTCCGGCGTACCCTCCCGTACTGAGGATCAGCAGGTTGGTGGCGTTGGCAAGCAGCATCAAGCCAAGCAGGACGCGAGTCAGGCTTCGCTCCAAAATCAGGTAGATACCGCAGGCATACAGGACGCCCATGACGATCAGGAGGGTCAGGTTGATGCTCATGGGTTGCCCTTCCCGGAGGCGGCCGTTTCGGCGGACTCAGTCTCGGCGGCTCGGGTCTTTACGGCCCTTGGCACCTTCCCTTCAAAATGTTCGTCGATCTCAGCGCCCAGGCTGCGTAGAACATCGAGCGCCAGTCCCACCACCACGATGTAGACACCGATGTCGAAGATCGTGGACGTTACGAACTTGACGTCTCCGAATACGGGCAGCCAAAACTCGATGATCGCGCTCTGGAACACCTGGCCGCCGAGGAGGAGCGGCACGAAACCGGACGCTGCCGCCGTCGCTAGTCCCGTACCCAACAGCGTGCCTGCACTCACTGTCGCCGCTTCACTCAACTCGAAGCGTCCTCCGGCGAGGTAGCGGATGGTGAGTGCGAGGCCTGCGGTCAGACCGCCTGCGAAGCCGCCGCCGGGCAAGTTGTGACCCGCAAGGAGTAGATAGATGGAAAAAACGATCATCGAGTGGAAGATCAGCCGGGTGACCACTTCGAAGATAATGGACCTCCGCTCAGGAGCCAGCGTCCGGCCTGCTACCAGCCACGCATCGCGGGTAACGTCCGTGAACTTCCTCGCCACGGCCAGCCGGGCACCGTCGCGGGAGTCGCGGTCGACGCCGGTGCGCCGCCCCACGCTGCCTTCCGGTACTGCCTCTGAGGTTTTGATGCGATCGCCCCGGCTGCGCACGAAGATCAGGCTGGCAACGCCAGTGGCGGCCACGGCCAGGACCGATATTTCGCCGAAGGTGTCCCACGCGCGGATGTCCACGAGGGTCACGTTGACCACGTTCAGGCCACCGCCGCCTTCGTAGGCCAGGCGTGGGAATTCAAGGGAGACAGGCGTGGCCACCCGGGCACCCATGGCGTAGATGGCAACGAAGATCATGGTGATGCCGAACGCAGCACCTACGATCACGCGGATCACCCGGAGGCGGCCACCGGTTCTGTCCCGTAGTTCGGCGGGCAGGCTGCGCATGGCCAAAACGAAGGCCACCAGCACGATGGTCTCCACCAGCATCTGGGTCAGTGCAAGGTCAGGCGCTCCTTGCAAGGCAAACATGAGCGCGATGCCGTAACCGGTGACAGACACCATGAGCACCGCCAGGAAGCGCTTGTTGGCGCGGACAGCAGCCAGCGCGCCCACCACGATGCCCACTCCCGCGATCAACTGCAACGGAGAGTTTGGATCGATGAAATAGATGCCGTCAGGCAACGGTTTGTTGGTCAGGAGCAGAGCTGCGAGGGGCACTGCGAAGGCAACCGTGAGGATGACCGTCAGATAGAAATACAGTGAACCACGCTGGGTGCGGCCCGTGACCCACACTGCGACGTCATCCAAAGCGCCAATCGTATGCTGGTAGGCGCGGTCGCCGTCCACCCAATCGGGAACCAGGCCTTGCACGCGTGAAACGACGTTGCGGCCGTAGAACATTGCGGCACCGGCAACAAAAGTGATCGCGGTCAGTCCCAAAGCGGGAGTGAGCCCATGCCACAAAGCCAAGTGCCCGGCGTCGACGGCTTCCTCCCCATCTGCGAACAGTGCTGCGTAAGGCTGGATCCAACTATCCACCGGCGCGGGCCACAGCCCGTAAACAATGGTGAGGAAACTCAGAAGGGCAGGCGCAGCCAGGAAGGCGGGCTTGATGGCTTTGAAGGGCGTGTGCTCTATACCGGGCTTCGTGGCAAAGGCACCCCACATGAAGCGTGCGCTGTACGCGAAGGTAAGGATTGAACCGATCACGAGCCCGATCAGAATCCAGATGCCCCAGACAGGTGCGTCATGGCCCATGCCATAGTGCACGAAGGCTTCAAACACGGACTCTTTGGCCACGAAACCGGCCAGCGGCGGCACCCCGGCCATGGAGGCGGCCGCGATTGCGGCCACTACCCCGAGTGCTCGTGAGGATCGGAAGACGCCGGAGAGCTTGCGGATATCGCGTGTCCCCGACTGGTGGTCGATGACGCCGACCACCAGGAACAGTGCCGCTTTGAACAAGCCATGGGCCAGCAGAAGCCCAAGCCCGGCAAGGGCGGCGTCAGGTCTGCCCAGGCCCACCACCATGGTCAGGAAGCCGAGCTGGCTCACCGTTCCATAGGCCAGGATGAGCTTGATATCTGTCTGTCGGAGGGCCCTGTATCCGCCAACCAACATGGTGGCCAAGCCGAGGCCGAGGACCATTGGCAGCCACAATTGCGATTCCGCGAAACCTGGCGCCAGCCGCGCGACGATGTAAATACCGGCCTTCACCATGGCCGCGGCATGCAGGTAGGCGCTCACGGGAGTTGGAGCCGCCATGGCACCCGGAAGCCAGAAGTGGAAAGGGACCAGGGCCGATTTGGTCACTGCACCCACCAGGATGAGAACGACGGCGGCCCCCACCATCCCACTTGTGGTGCCGTTAACGAGCGTCCCGGCTTGGTCCAGGATGGAGGAGATCCGGTAGGTTCCTGCCGCTTGGCCAAGGATGACGAGACCCACGAGCATCGCCAGCCCGCCGGCTGTTGTAACCATCAGTGCCTGAAGGGCAGAACGCCGCGCGGCCAGGCGCGTCCGGGCATAGCCGATGAGCAAGTATGACAGGACGGTGGTGAGCTCCCAGAAGATGAACATCATCAGGAGGTCGTCGGACGTCACCAAGCCGAACATGGCACCAGCAAAAGCCAGGAGCTGGGCGCCGAACCCACCGAGCCCAGGATCCTTGTTCTTGAAATATCGGGCGCAATAGACCAGGACCAGGGAACCAACGCCGAGGATGAGCAGTGACATAACCCAGGCGAGCGCGTCCATCCTGAACGCAAAGTCAAGCTTCAGGTTCGGGATCCAGGGGAATACTTCTTCTATGCCGCGACCGGAATATAAGGGGCCGTGCTGGAGGACCAGCCAAACGAAGGCCACGGCAGGAACCGCTGCCAGGACATAGAAGGCGTTCCGACCAAGTTTGCTGAAGATCAAGGGCGCCACAGTTGCCGCTACAAAGGTGGTGGCGAGAACTGTGATCACTGTTTTCTCCGCAAAGTCAGAAACGAATTGTCAAAAGTTGGAGCAGGCGGTCATACGTTGGGTTCAGTTGGACCAGTTTATCAAGGGGCCCGGACAGTTTTTGGCCGGAGCCGACGGGGCCTGCGAATGAATTCCCCGTGCGTTATTCACATAGCGGTCTGTCATCTGCCCGCCACTGTCCGAGGCCCGATAGCATTCAGGCTATGAACGCGGCCGCAGTTCCCGAAGCCTCCCACCCAGCATCCGAGCTTGCCTCCGGACCTGCTTCCTCCAAGAAGGGCCAAATCCTTGCCTGGGCGTCCTGGGACTGGGGCTCGGCTGCCTTTAACGCGATCATGACCACA
This genomic stretch from Micrococcaceae bacterium Sec5.1 harbors:
- a CDS encoding Na+/H+ antiporter subunit A encodes the protein MITVLATTFVAATVAPLIFSKLGRNAFYVLAAVPAVAFVWLVLQHGPLYSGRGIEEVFPWIPNLKLDFAFRMDALAWVMSLLILGVGSLVLVYCARYFKNKDPGLGGFGAQLLAFAGAMFGLVTSDDLLMMFIFWELTTVLSYLLIGYARTRLAARRSALQALMVTTAGGLAMLVGLVILGQAAGTYRISSILDQAGTLVNGTTSGMVGAAVVLILVGAVTKSALVPFHFWLPGAMAAPTPVSAYLHAAAMVKAGIYIVARLAPGFAESQLWLPMVLGLGLATMLVGGYRALRQTDIKLILAYGTVSQLGFLTMVVGLGRPDAALAGLGLLLAHGLFKAALFLVVGVIDHQSGTRDIRKLSGVFRSSRALGVVAAIAAASMAGVPPLAGFVAKESVFEAFVHYGMGHDAPVWGIWILIGLVIGSILTFAYSARFMWGAFATKPGIEHTPFKAIKPAFLAAPALLSFLTIVYGLWPAPVDSWIQPYAALFADGEEAVDAGHLALWHGLTPALGLTAITFVAGAAMFYGRNVVSRVQGLVPDWVDGDRAYQHTIGALDDVAVWVTGRTQRGSLYFYLTVILTVAFAVPLAALLLTNKPLPDGIYFIDPNSPLQLIAGVGIVVGALAAVRANKRFLAVLMVSVTGYGIALMFALQGAPDLALTQMLVETIVLVAFVLAMRSLPAELRDRTGGRLRVIRVIVGAAFGITMIFVAIYAMGARVATPVSLEFPRLAYEGGGGLNVVNVTLVDIRAWDTFGEISVLAVAATGVASLIFVRSRGDRIKTSEAVPEGSVGRRTGVDRDSRDGARLAVARKFTDVTRDAWLVAGRTLAPERRSIIFEVVTRLIFHSMIVFSIYLLLAGHNLPGGGFAGGLTAGLALTIRYLAGGRFELSEAATVSAGTLLGTGLATAAASGFVPLLLGGQVFQSAIIEFWLPVFGDVKFVTSTIFDIGVYIVVVGLALDVLRSLGAEIDEHFEGKVPRAVKTRAAETESAETAASGKGNP